The genomic region CTGCTACTCCGGCAGGTGCTGCGCCAGCTGACGTTCGGCGAAGTCCCAGTTGGCCAGATGCTCGAGAACCGCAAGCACAAAATCGCCGCGCCGGTTGCGGTAGTCCAGGTAATAGGCGTGCTCCCAGACGTCCACAACCCAAAGCGGCTGCATCCCGTGGACCAGGGGTGAATCCGCGTTCGAGGTGCCCATGATTTTGAGACGGTCGCCGTCCAGGGCAAGCCACACCCAGCCGCTCCCGAACACCGCCCCGGCCGCTTCCGTGAACGCTTTCTTAAACTTTTTGTAGCTGCCGAAATCACGGGCGATCCGTTCCGCCAGCCTGCCGCCGGGCTCCCCCCCGCCCTTCGGCTTGAGACATTGCCAATAAAAAGCGTGGTTCCAGGCCTGGCCCACCTGGTTGAAAACCGCGGCGTCCGCACGCTTTTTACCGGTCTCCACCAGGACCTCTTCCGGGGTCTTGCCCCTGAAACGGCGCTCCTGGGTGAGGCGGTTGGCAGCCTTGACATAGGCGGCATAGTGGTGGTTGTAGTGATATTGCAGGGTTTCGGCGGACATATACGGTTCCAGGGCGTTTTCCGCATACGGCAGAGGCTCGACCGCCATAAGGGGCTTGTCCCCCTGCAGGTCGCAGCCGTTGAGGACACCTGCAACCAGAACCACTGCCAGCCAGACCGTCAGACCGCCTGCATGGCCAACATTGCCGATCATTCTTTTTCTCATGATATTTCTCCCTGTTGGAAATGAGCTAATAGCCGATAGCGCATGGCATGCTATCAGCTATGAGCTATCAGCTTTTTCCCGCTTGGATCGCGACCCCTTGAGCCCTCGGATCCCTGGCCCCCAACTGCCCGCAGGCGGCCATCAGAGGCCGGCCGCGGGAATGCCTCAGCTGCGCATTCACCCCCCTTTTGATCAGGCGGTCGCGGAAAGCCGCAATCTCTTCCTCAAGCGGTTCCCTGAATTCGCCCGAAGACCCCGCGTTGAAAGGGATCAGGTTGACCCGCGCCCGGAAGGGCGTGATCCATTCCGCCAGGCGGTGCGCGCAACGCCGGCTGTCGTTCATTCCGGGGATGACCACGTAATTGATCATGACGGCCGCCCCCCTTTTGCGCGAAAATGCCGTCAGCGCCCGTTGGAGCGCAGCCAGGGGCATCGACCGGTTGACCGGCATCAGGCGGTTGCGCAGCCCGTCCTCTGCCGCGTTCAGTGAGACGGCCAGGTTGACGCCGGCCAGGTCCGCCCGTTCCGCCAGGCTGTCGATGCCGTGGATCTGACCCGCCGTCGACAGGGTGATCCGGCGCCGCGCGATGTCGAACCCCCGCTGGTCCGCCAGCACCCGGATCGAACCGGCCACGGCATCGAAATTTTCCATGGGCTCCCCCATGCCCATGAAAACGACGTTGCGGACGGTTTCCCCGAAGCGCCGCCGGGCGGCATACACCTGCCCCGTGATCTCCTCGACCGTCAGGTTGCGCACCAGGCCCATGGTGGCCGTTTCACAAAACCGGCACCCCAGACGGCAGCCCACCTGGCTGGAGACGCAGACCGTGCCATGGGTCGCCATGGGAATCACCACCGACTCGATGCGATGCCCGTCTGCGAGCTCGGTGACGAATTTGACGACTCCTGCGTCTTGCGCTTCCCTGACGACCGTCCCCGGCACGAACCGCCAATCCCGGGCAAGGTCCCGGGACAGCTCCGGCGACCGGCTGAGAGGGCCGGCTTTCCAGGGCTCGGCGTGGTGGTGCTTGTGAAATTCACGGTAGAGCATGCCGGCCCAATAGGGCCCCTTGCCGTAACGCGCCCCGACAAAGGCGGCCAGGTCGGCGTGGGTCATTTCCAGAATGCGCAGCAATCGCTATTCCTTTGTAACGGTTGGCAACTAATAGCTGTAGAATATGCCAAAGCGCCGCATGGGTCAAGCAACCTTCGCTCACAGCCAAATATCCCTGCTCCCCGTAAAGCGAAGCGGAAATCGCCCGCAGGACAGGGATGTCGGCGGCCGCCGCTTCACTTGGACCCCTGCCCCCTGGACCCCTTTGCTGTCTACCCTATTCAGCCCGATTGACAAGGGCCGCTGAATTCATGTAATTGAAGATACCCCGCAGCAAGCTGCGGGGAATGCGCTCGCTGTCTCGGTTCAATCGGAACAGATGTCAATCGAGTGTGAGAAAGGGGAAAGGATGCATCAAAAAAAGGAAAAGCCTTTGGCCGGCATCAAGGTGGTCGAATACGGCGTGTTTCATGCCGGTCCCGGGGGCGGGGCCATTCTGGGGGACCTGGGAGCGGAAGTGATCAAGATAGAAAACGCGACCGGCGATCCGATGCGCCGCTGGACCAAGGTTGTCGGGTTCGATTTTTCGATTGCCCCCGACGAGAGCCTGCTGGCCGAAATTTCCAACCGGAACAAAAAGGGAATCTGCCTGGACATCGAAACCGAAAAAGGCCGGCGCATTCTGCACCGGCTGGTGGAAGAAGCGGACGTTTTCATGACCAACCTGCGCGGCAGCACCAAGGAAAAACTCGGCATCGACTATGCGTCCCTGGCGGCCGTCAACCCGCGCATCATCCACGCCAGCGTCTCCGGTTTCGGGCCGGAGGGCCCCATGGCCGACATGGGGGCCTTCGATCCCCTGGGACAGGGCTGGTCCGGGATGATGTATTTAACGGGATCCGGACAGCCGGCCTTGACCCACATCGGGGTCCTCGACCAGGCGACCGCCATCACCCTGAGCCATGCGGTGATTACGGCCCTTTTTGTGCGGGAACGCCAAGGGATCGGACAGGCCGTGCACATCTCCCTCTACGGCACGGCCCTGTGGCTGCAACACATCAACCTGATGGCCACCAACACCTTTTCGGTGGACCCGTGCGTCTCTTCCGACCGCAGCGGGCATTCCCCGCTGCGCAATGCGTTTCTTTGCCGGGACGACCGGTGGGTCATCGGCACGCACCACCCGGAAAACAAGTACTGGAAAACATTCTGCCGCATCACCGGGCAGGAGGCGCTTCTCGACGATCCCCGCCACACCGACGAGAAGGGCAATCCCGTCAAGAGCGCGGAACTGACGGCGATTTTCGACAAGGTGTTCGCCTCGCGCCCGAGTGCGGCATGGATGGATATTTTCAATGAAAACGGGCTGATCTTCTGCCCCATCCAGAAAATCACCGAGGTCAAATCCGATCCCCAGGCCCGGGCCAGCGGCTACGTCACCCCCTTCAGCCACCCGGTTCTGGGCGACGTCCAGATACCCGGATACCCGGTCCACTTCAGCGCCTGCCATGCGGGCACCCATGCGGCCGCCCCCAAAATTGGCGAACACACCGAAGAGATCCTGAGGGATCTGGGCTACGAAAACGAAGATATTCAGGCGCTCAAAGACGAGGATGTCGTAAGGTAAACCCTAAGGTTGCAACTGTGGGGCGCAACCGTCTTCTAAACAAATACTAAACGGTATACGGTGCACGGTGAGCCCCGTGTTGGTCCATTACGCGTTTACATGACAGCAAAACACGCACATTTTTCGGAAGCCGTCGTCAAAACCCGGCGCAGCAAGGGGATAACGGCCATTTCCCGAAGTTTCAACCCGGTTTTCCGCTACCCAACGCCCAAAAGGCACCAAGTGACACGTATTGGGAAAAAATAAAGCCAATCACGAAAGCACGAAAACGGGAAAGCAGAAAAATTTTCATGGTCTTTTTCGTGTTTTTGGACTTTCGTGTTTTCGTGATAAATGATCTTTATCTTTTCCGTTTTATCCAAATTCGGTATCAGTAGGTGACCGACATGCAAACCATTGCAAACATCATCATCGCCGTCGAACATGGCATCGGGCTGGACATCATCCTCTGGTTCCAGTCCTGGCGCACCGACCTGATCAGCGGGCTGTTCATGCCCTTTGCCTGGATGGGAACGGAAGCCTTTTTCCTGATGCTGCTGACGCTCGTCTATTGGGTGATCCACAAAGACACCGGCCGGCGCCTGATGGTCTATTTCCTGTTTTCCGCCTGGTTCAACGCCTTCGCCAAGGAGGTTTTCAAACGGCCGCGGCCCTTCGTGGTGTCCGACCGGGTGAAACCGGCCCTGGCCGCGGCTGAATACGGCCTGCCCAGCGGACACACCCAGGCGGGCACCGTCATCGGGTCGGTTATCATCCGGGAGGCCGGGAAGCCGTGGGTCACGGTTTTGCTGGTGCTCTACATCCTCCTGACGGGCGTTTCCAGAATGGTGCACGGGGTGCATTTTCCCCAGGACGTGCTCCTCGGCTGGATCCTCGGCATCCTGATCGTCGTTTCCCTTTACCGGCTGGAAGCCCGGCTTGCCCGTTTCCTGGCCGGGATGCATTGGGGGACCATGCTGGCAATCACGCTGGGCACGGCGGCCGCCGTCATCGGCTTGACCTTTCTGACGCACCCCACGCCCGCGGGCGTTGTCGGTGCCCTGACGCCGGGCGCCGCCCTGATCGGCGTGATACCGGGGCTCTTTCTGGAGTCGCGATACATCCGCTTTTCCTCCCGGGGAAGCCTCGGCAAAAAATGCCTGCGCTACGCCGTGGGCATTGCAACGGCCCTGTTGTTCAAAGAGGGCCTGAAACCCCTGCTGGCCGTGGTGAACGACCACTCCCTCTTCATGGATGCTTCCGTGCGGATTGTCCGCTACGCCGTCC from Deltaproteobacteria bacterium harbors:
- a CDS encoding superoxide dismutase, whose amino-acid sequence is MAVEPLPYAENALEPYMSAETLQYHYNHHYAAYVKAANRLTQERRFRGKTPEEVLVETGKKRADAAVFNQVGQAWNHAFYWQCLKPKGGGEPGGRLAERIARDFGSYKKFKKAFTEAAGAVFGSGWVWLALDGDRLKIMGTSNADSPLVHGMQPLWVVDVWEHAYYLDYRNRRGDFVLAVLEHLANWDFAERQLAQHLPE
- a CDS encoding 23S rRNA (adenine(2503)-C(2))-methyltransferase RlmN, which encodes MLRILEMTHADLAAFVGARYGKGPYWAGMLYREFHKHHHAEPWKAGPLSRSPELSRDLARDWRFVPGTVVREAQDAGVVKFVTELADGHRIESVVIPMATHGTVCVSSQVGCRLGCRFCETATMGLVRNLTVEEITGQVYAARRRFGETVRNVVFMGMGEPMENFDAVAGSIRVLADQRGFDIARRRITLSTAGQIHGIDSLAERADLAGVNLAVSLNAAEDGLRNRLMPVNRSMPLAALQRALTAFSRKRGAAVMINYVVIPGMNDSRRCAHRLAEWITPFRARVNLIPFNAGSSGEFREPLEEEIAAFRDRLIKRGVNAQLRHSRGRPLMAACGQLGARDPRAQGVAIQAGKS
- a CDS encoding CoA transferase encodes the protein MHQKKEKPLAGIKVVEYGVFHAGPGGGAILGDLGAEVIKIENATGDPMRRWTKVVGFDFSIAPDESLLAEISNRNKKGICLDIETEKGRRILHRLVEEADVFMTNLRGSTKEKLGIDYASLAAVNPRIIHASVSGFGPEGPMADMGAFDPLGQGWSGMMYLTGSGQPALTHIGVLDQATAITLSHAVITALFVRERQGIGQAVHISLYGTALWLQHINLMATNTFSVDPCVSSDRSGHSPLRNAFLCRDDRWVIGTHHPENKYWKTFCRITGQEALLDDPRHTDEKGNPVKSAELTAIFDKVFASRPSAAWMDIFNENGLIFCPIQKITEVKSDPQARASGYVTPFSHPVLGDVQIPGYPVHFSACHAGTHAAAPKIGEHTEEILRDLGYENEDIQALKDEDVVR
- a CDS encoding phosphatase PAP2 family protein, which gives rise to MQTIANIIIAVEHGIGLDIILWFQSWRTDLISGLFMPFAWMGTEAFFLMLLTLVYWVIHKDTGRRLMVYFLFSAWFNAFAKEVFKRPRPFVVSDRVKPALAAAEYGLPSGHTQAGTVIGSVIIREAGKPWVTVLLVLYILLTGVSRMVHGVHFPQDVLLGWILGILIVVSLYRLEARLARFLAGMHWGTMLAITLGTAAAVIGLTFLTHPTPAGVVGALTPGAALIGVIPGLFLESRYIRFSSRGSLGKKCLRYAVGIATALLFKEGLKPLLAVVNDHSLFMDASVRIVRYAVLGLWLSAGAPWLFTRLRLAERESA